A genome region from Glutamicibacter arilaitensis Re117 includes the following:
- a CDS encoding primary-amine oxidase, which translates to MPTTTATDFTLLSEAEITAAKELLVRHQLFTEHTRITYMGLEDPRTDRPGRFVRVMLMDKLTNSPKDVLLNLTAAAVVSKIDLDPAKVGQMPVLLEEFEMVETILADDPQWAAALAKRSLKPEQVRVAPLSAGVYEDEYPQESGRRILRGLAFRQDFAEDSAWAHPVDGLVVYIDTIAGKIDQLLDLEIIPVPETHGNYTDPEMTGPVRTTQKPIKITQPEGASFTVSAGNHVEWEKWSLDIGFDMREGLVLYNIAFDDKGTQRRILDRASIAEMVVPYGDPSPVRSWQNYFDTGEYLIGRLANSLELGCDCLGEIHYISPVVTDADGNAQTIANGICMHEEDASILSKHADDWSGVKYTRRNRRLVISFFTTVGNYDYGFYWYLYLDGTIEFEAKATGIVFTSAMIDDRFASEMAPGLGAPFHQHIFGARLDFALDSGPSRVIEEEAVRLPISAENPRGNAFTRSHTVLGTEKQAVRDNNPTAGRTWVVTNPESKNYLGKPVGYKLMSQGLPTLLAAEGSSIHRRAEFASKALWVTKRDYDHRYPTGDFVNQNPGVDGIGSWIEDDKNIDGEQISLWHTFALTHFPRTEDWPMMPVDTVGFTIRPEGFFDRSPVLDVPAPVQHGCCSTEVSDGCCGSDS; encoded by the coding sequence ATGCCTACCACCACCGCCACAGATTTCACGTTGCTCTCAGAAGCAGAAATCACTGCTGCCAAAGAATTGCTGGTTCGCCACCAGTTGTTCACCGAGCACACCCGAATCACCTACATGGGCTTAGAGGATCCGCGCACCGACCGACCGGGACGTTTCGTTCGCGTGATGCTCATGGATAAGCTGACCAACTCCCCAAAGGATGTTCTCCTGAATCTGACCGCAGCAGCGGTGGTCTCGAAAATCGACCTGGATCCTGCCAAGGTCGGCCAGATGCCCGTGCTGCTGGAAGAATTCGAAATGGTCGAGACCATTCTGGCCGATGACCCGCAGTGGGCTGCAGCCTTGGCCAAGCGCAGCCTGAAACCAGAACAGGTTCGCGTCGCTCCGCTCTCGGCCGGTGTCTACGAGGACGAATACCCGCAGGAGTCGGGCCGCCGCATCCTGCGCGGACTGGCCTTCCGCCAAGATTTCGCCGAAGACTCAGCCTGGGCGCACCCGGTGGACGGACTGGTGGTGTACATCGACACCATTGCCGGCAAGATCGACCAGCTACTGGACTTGGAAATCATCCCCGTCCCTGAAACTCACGGCAACTACACCGACCCCGAGATGACCGGCCCGGTGCGCACCACCCAGAAGCCAATCAAGATCACCCAGCCCGAAGGTGCCAGCTTCACCGTGAGCGCAGGCAACCACGTGGAATGGGAGAAGTGGTCGCTGGATATCGGCTTCGATATGCGCGAAGGGCTTGTCCTCTACAACATCGCCTTCGATGACAAGGGCACGCAGCGCCGCATCCTGGACCGCGCATCCATCGCCGAAATGGTGGTCCCTTATGGCGACCCTTCCCCGGTGCGAAGCTGGCAGAACTACTTCGACACCGGCGAATACCTGATCGGCCGGCTGGCCAACTCGCTGGAACTGGGTTGCGATTGCCTCGGCGAAATCCACTACATCTCCCCGGTGGTCACCGATGCAGATGGCAACGCCCAGACAATCGCCAACGGTATCTGCATGCACGAGGAAGACGCCTCGATCCTCTCCAAGCACGCCGATGACTGGTCAGGAGTGAAGTACACCCGGCGCAACCGCCGCTTGGTGATCAGCTTCTTCACCACCGTGGGCAACTACGACTATGGCTTCTACTGGTACCTGTACCTCGATGGCACCATCGAATTCGAAGCCAAGGCCACGGGCATCGTGTTCACCTCGGCCATGATCGATGACCGCTTCGCCTCGGAAATGGCCCCAGGTCTCGGCGCCCCCTTCCACCAGCACATCTTCGGCGCTCGGCTGGATTTCGCCCTGGATTCCGGGCCGAGCCGCGTGATCGAGGAAGAAGCTGTGCGCCTGCCGATCAGCGCGGAAAACCCGCGCGGCAACGCCTTCACCCGCAGCCATACGGTGCTGGGCACCGAAAAGCAGGCGGTGCGCGATAACAACCCGACGGCCGGACGCACCTGGGTGGTCACCAACCCGGAGTCGAAGAACTACCTGGGCAAGCCGGTGGGCTACAAGCTCATGTCCCAGGGCCTGCCGACCTTGCTGGCGGCGGAAGGTTCCTCCATCCACCGCCGCGCTGAGTTCGCTTCCAAGGCCCTATGGGTCACCAAGCGCGACTATGATCACCGCTACCCGACCGGCGACTTCGTGAACCAGAATCCAGGCGTGGATGGCATCGGCTCATGGATTGAGGATGACAAGAACATCGATGGCGAGCAGATCAGCCTCTGGCACACCTTCGCACTGACCCACTTCCCGCGCACCGAGGACTGGCCGATGATGCCGGTGGATACCGTCGGTTTCACCATCCGCCCCGAGGGCTTCTTCGATCGCTCGCCGGTGCTCGATGTTCCTGCCCCGGTCCAGCATGGTTGCTGCTCCACCGAGGTATCCGATGGCTGCTGTGGCAGCGACAGCTAG